In Sideroxyarcus emersonii, one DNA window encodes the following:
- a CDS encoding Hsp20/alpha crystallin family protein: MNLIKWDPFRELEDVSSRLNRMFGRPVGRPEADSEMLAVADWMPSVDISETDAAYTVKGEIPGVKKEDVKVTIQDGMLTIQGERKMEKEEKGKKFHRVECSYGNFVRSFRVPDDADESAVKAEFKDGMLNVTLPKSAKAKPKSINVSVS; encoded by the coding sequence ATGAATCTGATCAAATGGGATCCATTCAGGGAACTGGAAGACGTTTCCAGCCGCTTGAACCGTATGTTCGGTCGCCCCGTCGGCCGTCCGGAAGCGGATAGCGAGATGCTGGCGGTGGCGGACTGGATGCCTTCCGTCGACATCAGCGAGACCGATGCCGCATACACGGTCAAGGGCGAGATTCCCGGCGTGAAAAAGGAGGATGTCAAAGTCACCATCCAGGACGGGATGCTCACCATTCAGGGCGAGCGCAAGATGGAGAAGGAAGAGAAGGGCAAGAAGTTCCATCGTGTCGAGTGCTCGTATGGAAACTTCGTGCGCAGCTTCCGGGTGCCGGACGATGCGGACGAGTCCGCCGTCAAGGCCGAATTCAAGGATGGCATGCTGAATGTCACGCTGCCGAAATCCGCGAAGGCCAAACCGAAATCGATCAACGTCTCGGTATCGTAA
- a CDS encoding dienelactone hydrolase family protein, with translation MSTVRIPAGPVELDGELVLPPGARGVVLFAHGSGSSRFSPRNTYVAGVLQHRGIGTLLFDLLTREEDRDYDTRFDIALLTRRLLAATAWLQGDPGTQGLRLGYFGASTGAAAALQAAAEMGGRIAAVVSRGGRPDLAGERALASVTAPTLLIVGADDYGVIELNQQAYGLMSCNKELILVPGATHLFEEPGTLQQAAGAAAEWFAAHL, from the coding sequence ATGAGCACCGTACGCATCCCCGCCGGCCCGGTCGAACTTGATGGCGAGTTGGTCCTGCCGCCGGGCGCGAGGGGCGTGGTGCTGTTTGCGCATGGCAGCGGCAGCAGCCGTTTCAGCCCGCGCAACACTTATGTGGCGGGGGTGTTGCAGCATCGCGGCATCGGCACATTGCTGTTCGACCTGCTGACCCGCGAAGAAGACCGCGATTACGATACGCGTTTCGATATCGCACTGCTTACGCGGCGGTTGCTGGCGGCCACCGCATGGCTGCAGGGCGACCCCGGGACGCAGGGGCTGCGGCTCGGCTATTTCGGTGCCAGCACGGGAGCGGCGGCGGCCTTGCAGGCGGCCGCGGAGATGGGCGGCAGGATCGCCGCGGTGGTGTCGCGCGGCGGACGTCCCGACCTGGCCGGAGAACGGGCGCTGGCGAGCGTGACCGCACCGACGCTGCTGATCGTCGGTGCCGACGACTACGGCGTGATCGAGTTGAACCAGCAGGCGTATGGGCTGATGTCCTGCAACAAGGAACTCATCCTCGTCCCAGGTGCGACGCACCTGTTCGAGGAGCCGGGCACGCTGCAACAGGCGGCTGGCGCAGCTGCGGAGTGGTTCGCAGCCCACCTTTAG
- a CDS encoding BCAM0308 family protein produces the protein MTYPSHPPGFHLVRRDQLLQEAVHDTYKTKGKLPEPTVCPDCGAVYHAGHWQWLDKPKDAHQTYCPACHRVRDRFPAGYVSLSGDFFAQHEQEVLQQIRHHEAKEKATHPLQRIMAIEKTQQGTLVTTTDIHLARGIGDALHHAYQGKLEFHYNPEQNLLRVNWKH, from the coding sequence ATGACTTACCCATCACATCCCCCCGGGTTTCACCTCGTGCGCCGCGACCAGCTGCTGCAGGAGGCGGTGCACGATACCTATAAAACCAAGGGCAAGCTGCCCGAGCCCACGGTCTGTCCGGATTGCGGCGCCGTTTACCATGCCGGGCACTGGCAATGGCTGGACAAGCCGAAGGATGCACACCAGACGTACTGTCCGGCCTGTCATCGGGTGCGCGACCGCTTTCCGGCGGGATACGTGTCGCTGAGCGGGGATTTCTTTGCGCAGCATGAACAGGAAGTGCTGCAGCAGATACGCCATCACGAAGCGAAGGAGAAGGCTACGCATCCGTTGCAGCGTATCATGGCCATCGAGAAGACCCAGCAGGGTACGCTGGTGACCACCACCGATATCCATCTGGCGCGCGGTATCGGCGATGCGTTGCACCATGCGTACCAGGGCAAGCTGGAGTTTCACTACAACCCGGAGCAGAATCTGCTGCGGGTGAACTGGAAGCACTGA
- a CDS encoding bifunctional aminoglycoside phosphotransferase/ATP-binding protein, with protein sequence MKDLQSQYANQQRLIAALREPRRYPHAARSVEVIETHISWVLLAGSYAYKIKKAVDLGFLDYSTLSLRRSCCEEEIRLNRRTAPELYLDTVAIGGSAEIPQFGMQPAIEYAVRMRRFVSADLMDKSLQRGRIEARHIDSLAAAIVRFHAAIPAAAPGSGFGTPASIRNAAMQNFEQLRLLLADDADLDGIAALEAATEAEFAACRATFEARREQGWVRECHGDLHLGNIVLVGDQPVPFDCIEFNPDLRWIDVMDEIAFPMMDLLHRNRAELAWRVLNGCLEGSGDYGGVSVLRFYLAYRAAVRAKVSAFRAAQPGMSRHARAPALAACRSYLALARQCLGRYRPALIVMHGLPGSGKTTFSQLALQQLGAIRIRSDVERKRLFGLGGLESSRAHVGDIYGAEATRQTYARLHELARGILLAGLPVIVDAAFLRQEEREAFRRLAQGMSVPFAIASLHASDAVLRERVQLRRNDASEADVAVLDLLQSRQQPLAQSELACAAFFTSEEAPDCEANARAWEQLGSLLVAASR encoded by the coding sequence TGGCCGGCAGTTATGCCTACAAGATCAAGAAGGCGGTCGACCTGGGCTTCCTCGATTATTCGACGCTGTCATTGCGGCGATCATGCTGCGAGGAGGAGATCAGGCTCAACCGGCGCACCGCGCCCGAGCTCTATCTCGATACGGTGGCGATCGGCGGCAGTGCGGAGATTCCGCAGTTCGGCATGCAGCCGGCGATCGAGTATGCCGTGAGGATGCGCCGCTTCGTTTCCGCCGACCTGATGGACAAATCGCTGCAACGCGGCAGGATCGAAGCGCGACACATCGACAGCCTGGCTGCCGCCATCGTCCGTTTCCATGCCGCCATTCCGGCGGCGGCACCGGGTTCCGGATTCGGCACGCCTGCGTCGATCAGGAACGCAGCGATGCAGAACTTCGAACAGTTGCGCCTGCTGCTTGCCGACGATGCGGACCTGGACGGGATCGCGGCGCTGGAAGCGGCCACCGAGGCCGAATTCGCCGCATGCCGCGCGACCTTCGAGGCGCGCCGGGAGCAGGGATGGGTGCGCGAATGCCACGGCGATCTGCATCTCGGCAACATCGTGCTGGTCGGGGATCAACCGGTGCCGTTCGACTGCATCGAATTCAATCCGGACCTGCGCTGGATCGATGTGATGGACGAGATCGCGTTCCCGATGATGGACCTGCTGCATCGCAACCGGGCCGAGCTGGCCTGGCGCGTGCTGAACGGCTGTCTGGAGGGCAGCGGCGACTACGGCGGCGTATCTGTGCTGCGTTTCTATCTCGCCTATCGGGCGGCGGTGCGCGCCAAGGTCAGCGCCTTCCGGGCTGCGCAGCCCGGCATGTCGAGACACGCCAGGGCACCCGCACTGGCAGCGTGCCGCAGTTATCTGGCGCTCGCGCGGCAATGCCTGGGCCGGTATCGCCCGGCGCTGATCGTCATGCACGGCCTGCCCGGCTCGGGCAAGACCACGTTCTCGCAGCTGGCGCTGCAGCAGTTGGGCGCCATCCGCATCCGTTCCGATGTCGAGCGCAAGCGGCTGTTCGGTCTGGGCGGGCTGGAGAGCAGCCGTGCGCATGTCGGCGACATCTACGGTGCGGAGGCGACCCGGCAAACCTATGCGCGGCTGCACGAACTGGCGCGCGGCATCTTGTTGGCGGGCCTGCCGGTGATCGTGGATGCGGCGTTCCTAAGGCAGGAAGAGCGCGAGGCGTTTCGCAGGCTGGCGCAGGGCATGTCGGTGCCGTTCGCCATCGCGTCGCTGCATGCATCCGATGCGGTGCTGCGCGAACGCGTGCAGCTGCGCCGCAACGATGCCTCGGAGGCGGATGTGGCGGTGCTGGACTTGCTGCAATCCAGGCAGCAGCCGCTGGCGCAGTCCGAGCTGGCATGCGCGGCGTTTTTCACGAGCGAGGAAGCGCCGGACTGCGAGGCGAATGCGCGCGCCTGGGAGCAGCTCGGCAGTTTGCTTGTTGCCGCATCGCGGTGA
- the hpf gene encoding ribosome hibernation-promoting factor, HPF/YfiA family, whose translation MQIPLQITIRDFEQSAALETHIREKVKKLDEFFNHIMSCRVVVEMPHKHHQQGKQFNVRIDIGVAGGEIVVNRDHAEDVYVALRDGFDAAKRQLEDYARKLRGDVKKHEERRSSEG comes from the coding sequence ATGCAAATCCCATTACAGATCACCATTCGTGACTTCGAGCAGTCTGCAGCGCTGGAGACTCATATCCGCGAGAAGGTGAAGAAACTCGACGAGTTCTTCAATCACATCATGTCGTGCCGGGTCGTGGTCGAGATGCCCCACAAGCATCACCAGCAGGGCAAGCAGTTCAACGTGCGCATCGACATCGGCGTGGCTGGCGGCGAGATCGTGGTCAACCGTGACCATGCCGAGGATGTCTATGTCGCGCTGCGCGATGGTTTCGATGCCGCCAAGCGTCAGCTCGAGGACTATGCCCGCAAGCTGCGCGGCGACGTCAAGAAGCATGAAGAGCGGCGCAGCAGCGAAGGTTAG